From Ascaphus truei isolate aAscTru1 chromosome 17, aAscTru1.hap1, whole genome shotgun sequence, the proteins below share one genomic window:
- the TKT gene encoding transketolase, translating into MADYHKPDQQTLQGLKDTANRLRINSIKATTAAGSGHPTSCCSAAEVMAVLFFQTMKYKPQDPRNPNNDRFVISKGHAAPILYAVWAEAGFLKESELLNLRKLDSILEGHPVPKQEFVDVATGSLGQGLGAACGMAYTGKFFDKASYRVYCLLGDGEASEGSVWEAMAFAGFYKLDNLVAIFDVNRLGQSDPAPLQHKVDIYQKRCEAFGWHTVIVDGHSVEELCKAFWPVKNQPTAIIAKTYKGKGITGVEDKENWHGKPLPKDMAEQTIKEIESKINNKKKMSPTLPEEDAPLVNIKNIKMQSPPNFKLGEKIATRKAYGLALAKLGHASDRVIALDGDTKNSTFADIFKKEHPERYIECYIAEQNMVSVAVGCATRDRTVAFASAFATFFTRAFDQIRMAAISESNINLVGSHCGVSIGEDGPSQMGLEDLCMFRAVPTATVFYPSDAVSTEKAVEIAANTKGICFIRTSRPENAVIYKGSEEFKIGQAKVVTQSKDDQVTVIGAGVTLHEALAAAEQLKKDKIYIRIIDLFTIKPLDCKTILENARATKSRILTVEDHYHEGGIGEAVAAAVVGEPGITLKSLAVSHVPRSGTPAQLLKMFGIDKDSIVEAVKAAVSQATNAK; encoded by the exons ACACCCGACGTCATGTTGCAGTGCAGCGGAGGTCATGGCCGTTCTGTTCTTCCAAACCATGAAGTATAAGCCGCAGGATCCCAGAAACCCTAATAATGACCGCTTTGTCATATCTAAG GGTCACGCAGCGCCGATCCTGTACGCTGTCTGGGCAGAGGCCGGCTTTCTGAAAGAATCTGAGCTGTTAAACCTGAGAAAACTTGATTCCATTCTGGAAGGACATCCCGTGCCA AAACAAGAATTTGTGGACGTGGCCACTGGTTCCTTGGGGCAAGGACTCGGGGCGGCTTGTGGCATGGCATATACTGGGAAATTCTTTGACAAAGCCAG TTACCGGGTGTACTGCCTGCTCGGAGACGGGGAGGCGTCGGAAGGCTCGGTTTGGGAGGCGATGGCCTTCGCTGGGTTCTACAAGTTGGACAATCTGGTTGCGATCTTCGATGTTAACCGCCTCGGACAAAGCGACCCCGCCCCACTCCAGCACAAAGTGGACATCTACCAGAAACGCTGCGAGGCCTTTGG CTGGCATACTGTAATCGTGGATGGACACAGTGTAGAGGAGCTGTGTAAGGCGTTTTGGCCTGTCAAGAATCAACCCACTGCAATCATTGCCAAGACTTACAAGGGCAAAGGAATCACCG GTGTGGAGGATAAGGAGAACTGGCATGGGAAGCCCCTTCCAAAAGACATGGCCGAGCAAACCATCAAGGAGATTGAGAGCAAGATCAACAATAAGAAGAAGATGTCCCCAACCCTTCCTGAAGAAGATGCACCATTGGTGAACATCAAGAACATTAAGATGCAATCTCCACCAAACTTCAAATTAGGAGAAAAG ATTGCTACTCGCAAAGCTTACGGACTGGCGCTCGCCAAGTTAGGCCACGCGAGTGACCGAGTGATTGCTCTGGACGGTGACACGAAGAATTCCACCTTTGCAGACATATTCAAGAAGGAACATCCCGAGCGTTACATTGAATGTTACATTGCTGAACAAAACATG GTGAGTGTTGCCGTGGGCTGTGCCACTCGGGATCGGACCGTGGCCTTTGCCAGTGCTTTTGCCACTTTCTTCACCAGGGCTTTTGATCAGATCCGGATGGCAGCCATTTCTGAGAGCAACATCAATCTGGTCGGGTCTCACTGCGGGGTTTCTATCG GTGAGGATGGACCGTCTCAGATGGGTCTGGAAGACTTGTGCATGTTCCGTGCCGTTCCCACAGCAACTGTATTTTACCCAAGTGACGCGGTGTCTACTGAGAAAGCCGTGGAGATCGCTGCAAACACAAAA GGAATTTGTTTTATAAGGACAAGTCGCCCGGAAAATGCTGTTATTTACAAGGGCAGCGAGGAATTCAAAATAGGACAAGCCAAG GTGGTGACTCAGAGTAAGGACGACCAGGTCACGGTTATCGGCGCGGGCGTTACTCTGCATGAAGCACTTGCTGCAGCAGAGCAGCTTAAGAAAG ATAAAATCTACAtccgaatcattgatctgttcaCCATCAAACCCCTGGACTGTAAAACCATTCTTGAAAATGCAAGAGCAACCAAAAGTCGGATCCTAACCGTGGAAGATCATTACCATGAAG GAGGAATTGGGGAGGCGGTGGCAGCCGCGGTTGTTGGAGAGCCTGGAATCACCCTGAAGTCCCTGGCGGTGTCTCACGTACCACGCAGCGGCACGCCGGCCCAACTGCTCAAGATGTTCGGCATCGATAAGGACAGCATTGTGGAGGCGGTGAAGGCCGCAGTGTCCCAAGCAACCAACGCCAAGTGA
- the TMEM40 gene encoding transmembrane protein 40, which produces MATDGFSIPDLSQDQQDVFQQAFTKDLDHLKSSEKIRQPFLDTFLGLCQTSRVSLLSDEEAQALLQLSDPSEKRTATLNSVGDKGPRAILTFYLLLKMHNEATYGELPSSKEKDEKLELLSNLEDSFISLISKHVTQTQAAKFSASQGIAKPTASVATVKPFLPNKGDETEEKAKDETDSNKEVVKKEKESHRIAERHRGKKEEDKKPAGDQVDGPRPKSSRRSWGIRKDDEFFHFVIICFAVGAALVSSYNYADWTMSAGIGLISFASLETIGIYFGLVYRIRTVVEAFLPLFRKSPLTGFPKQQ; this is translated from the exons atgTTTTTCAGCAAGCTTTCACCAAAGATTTAGACCATTTAAAGTCAAGTGAGAAAATCAGACAGCCCTTCTTGGATACATTCCTTGGACTATGTCAAACTTCTAGAGTATCCTTACTAAGTGACGAGGAGGCCCAGGCT CTTCTTCAGCTCTCCGATCCATCAGAAAAACGGACGGCAACCCTAAACTCCGTCGGCGATAAAGGGCCCCGGGCGATACTTACATTTTACCTGCTCTTAAAGATGCACAATGAGGCCACATATGGAGAGCTTCCCAGCTCCAAGGAAAAGG ATGAGAAACTGGAACTACTATCAAATTTAGAAGACAGTTTCATCTCTTTGATAAGTAAGCATGTGACCCAAACCCAAGCAGCCAAGTTTTCAGCATCTCAAG GTATCGCTAAACCTACTGCCTCAGTAGCAACTGTAAAACCATTTCTACCTAATAAAGGAGATGAAACAGAGGAAAAAGCCAAGGATGAAACCG ACTCCAATAAAGAAGTTGTAAAGAAAGAAAAGGAGTCCCATAGAATCGCAG AAAGGCATCGAGGAAAAAAGGAAGAGGATAAGAAACCCGCTGGCGATCAAG TTGATGGACCTCGTCCTAAAAGCTCCAGAAGAAGTTGGGGAATCCGGAAGGATG ATGAATTCTTTCATTTTGTCATCATCTGCTTCGCGGTTGGCGCTGCGCTCGTGTCTTCTTACAACTACGCAG ATTGGACAATGTCTGCGGGCATCGGTTTGATTTCGTTTGCTTCCTTGGAAACCATTGGAATATACTTTGGTTTAG TGTATCGGATACGCACTGTGGTGGAAGCGTTCCTCCCTCTCTTCCGGAAGTCACCCCTAACTG GTTTTCCGAAACAACAGTAG